The following is a genomic window from Adhaeribacter radiodurans.
TTTCATGGATATTCAGATGCCCGAAATGGATGGCGTAGAAGCTACCGGGCACATAAAAAATCAGCTAGGCTCTAAATGCCCGCCCATAGTGGCCATGACTGCTTATTCCATGAAAGATGATGCAGAAAAGTTTATGGCCCAAGGATTAGATGATTACGTATCTAAACCGGTAAAAGCCTACGATTTATTTTCTATTATTCAGAAATGGAAAGCGGCGGAAACTGAGGCTGAATTGATAGAACCAATTGAGGTGCAAACAGCAGAAACTACAACCGAAACAGAGGAAAAATCACATGAAGAGATACAAGTAGAAGAACTGGCAAGCAGCAACGATGCGTTTACCGTAGATAACTTTATTGATACCGAAATAATTGATCAATTAGCCCAGTTAGGTGGTAAAGATTTCGCTTTGCAACTTTTCATTGATTTTGAAGAAGAAGCTGAACCTTTGCTCGAAGAGGCTAAAAAAGATGTTGAAACCAAACAATACGATAATATTTTAAGTACCTTGCATCAGATGAAAGGTACTGGTTTTACCCTTGGCTTAAATCCTTTGGCCGAATTAGTTAAGAAGATGGAGCACGACATCCGCCAAGGTATTTACACCGAGGTAGATCAGGATTTTAAATTGTTAGAAAAACATTTCACTTATTACAAAAAAAATTATCGAAACAAATTTATTTAAAATCAAATGGCAGAGAGTAAAACAATTTTAATTGCGGAAGATAGTTCTGTAATTCTAAATCTAACGAAGAAGATTCTGGAACTTCAAAATTATAAAATATTAACCGCCAAAAATGGCACTGAAGTTTTAAATCAAGTTCAGAATCAGAAAATTGACGCTATCCTGATGGATTTGAATATCCCGAAGAAAAACGGCATGGAGTGCACCAAAGAAATCCGGAGCAGCGATAACAAACAAATTGCCGAAATTCCCATTATTGCCGTAACGGGTAATGCTAACAATTATACTATGGAGCAGTTTAAAGAAGCGGGTATTAATGCCTACTTACCAAAGCCGCTCGATTTTGATATGCTGGTACAAACTGTTAAACAATACGTGGTTTAAAATTTTTGCATGGAAATAAAATATACGCGCCATTTTTTGAGCAAGCTCGAAGAAGTTTTTACCGAAGCGAACTACGTGCTGCGCTACGAAAAAGGCAACTTCAAATCCGGGTTTTGTTTAATCAAAGACTCTAAAGTGGCAATAGTAAATAAATATTTCCCGATTGAAGGTAGAATAAATTGCTTGTACGAAATTTTAAAAAACGTAACCTTAGATGATTCTTGTTTAAGCGATAAGACCCGGCAGTTTTACCAGGAAATATGCCAGAAGGAGCCTGTTCGTTGATGTTAACTTTTTTAGGTACCGGCACGTCGCAGGGCGTACCCGTTATTGGTTGTGAGTGCGAAGTCTGCCAATCCGTAGATTATCGCGACAAACGTTTACGTACTTCTGCCCACCTGCAAATTGGGGGTAAAAGTATTATTATTGATTCAGGTCCGGATTTTCGTCAGCAGGTGTTACGGGAAAGAATTAAAACGTTGGATGCCCTTGTTTTTACCCACGAACATAAAGATCACACCTCAGGCCTAGACGACATCCGGGCCTATAATTTTTTACAGCAGCGCAACATGCCTCTTTACGGCGAACCGCGCGTACTCGATCAAATTAAAGCCGAATTTGCTTATATCTTCTCCGGAGCTAACTACCCTGGTATTCCGCGCGTACTCCTCTACCCTATTTCAGAAGAAACTTTTAAAGTGGAAGGAGTGCTTTTTCAACCCATTCGCATTTATCACTATAAGTTACCCATTTTAGGTTTTCGCGTTGGTAATTTAACTTACATTACCGATGCTAATTTTATTTCGGAAGAATCAAAGGAACTTATAAAAGGGTCAGAAATAGTTGTGCTGAACGCGTTGCGCCACGAACCGCATATTTCTCATTTTTCTTTAAACGAAGCCATTGAGCTACTGCAAGAATTACAACCTAAAAAAGCTTATTTAACGCATATCAGCCACTTGCTTGGTCTTCACCGCGAAGTGGAGGCCGAGTTACCTGATTTTATCCGGTTGGCCTACGATGGCTTAAAAGTAGAATTTAGTTAAAATTAAAAGTTACGACTCGCAAGTTGCTGGATAATTTCATTGGCTTTACCTGGAGTTAGTATAACCAAAATGGCTAAAACCTCTACTTAGCTAAAAAACATTCGTAATTTGCACAGTGCACAACAATTATTACTTTCTGCGCCAACTCACGCAAGCCTTAAGAGTTCCTTTAATAGGTTCAGTTATTGATTCTTGCTTTAGCCAGGAGAAAGACGAGCTCATTATTACATTCCGTAAGTCTGATTCAGGTGGTAGCTTTTTTTTGAAGGCGATGCTCACCGCTCAGTTTTCGACGCTCTATTTTCCGGAGAGTTTTAACCGGGCCAAATCTAATTCAGTTAATCTTTTCCCGGAAGTAATTGGGGAAGAAGTGCGGGAGATTGTTCAACACAAGAATGAAAGAAGTTTTTACCTGGTTTTAAGTAATCAAAAAGCCTTATTATTTAAATTATTCGGTAACCGATCTAATATCGTTTATTTCGAGCAAAATCAAGCCAAAGCTTTATTTCATAAAAAATTCCCCAAAGATCTTGAATTAAATTTACAGCAGTTACACCGCCAATTACAGCCCACCAAAGCTGAATATTTACTAAATCTGCCTGCACCAGAAAAAGTATATCCTACCTTTGGAGATTTACCCGGTATTTACTTAAAAACAAAAGGTTACGAAAGTGCTTTGCCGGAGAAAAAATGGGATTTAATACAAACGGTTAGACATGAACTGGAAAACCCGGCAGCTTTTTACGTAATAAAAGTAAATAATCAAACTCGTTTATCGCTTTTACCGGTGGGCGAAATAAAAAAAGAATTTACCTCGCCCATAACCGCGTTAAAAGAATTTGTACAGACGTACCTGGCCGACTCTGGTTATGAAAGAAATTACCGGCTGGCTCATCAAAATCTTACCCGAAAATTTCAGGCTGCTTCCCAAACGCTGCAGCAAATTAAACTTCGGTTAAAAGCCCTGGAAACCGAAGCATCGTACGCGCAAACGGCCGATGTAATTATGGCCAATTTAACCGTTATTCCGCCACGAGCTGAATCGATAGTTTTATTTGATTTCTATCTGGAAAAAGAAAGGTTATTTAAATTAAAAGCAAATGAAAGTCCGCAAAAATTTGCCGAGCGACTTTATAAAAAAAGTAAAAACCAGCAAATTGAGGTAACTCAGCTAAAAGAACGCCTCCAGGAGAAAGAAGAAGAGTTATTACAATTAGAAATTGCTTTGCAGGAACTAGCTACTATTTCCGATTACAGAACCTTGAAAGCATTTGTAAAAGAACACGTAGAATCTTTAGCTAGTCAACCAACTGTTATCGAAAAACCATTTCGAGTGTTTCAAACCAATGGTTTTCAAATTCTGGTAGGTAAAAGCGCCCAGAATAACGATGTGCTTACCCAGCAATTTACTTTTAAAGAAGATTTATGGCTCCATGCCAAAGATGTAAGCGGTTCGCATGTGGTCATAAAATACCAGGCAGGCAAAACTTTTCCGGAGCCGGTAATTTATAAAGCGGCTCAACTGGCTGCTTACTATTCTAAGCGCAAAACCGATTCGTTGTGCCCGGTATTGTATACGCCCAAAAAATATGTACGAAAACCCAAAGGCGCTGCCCCCGGCCAGGTAGTAGTAGAACGGGAAAAAGTAATATTAGTAAAACCCGAAAACCCGTTTGAGAAATATCCGGGTTCGTAAACAAAGAAGCCGCTGACTTTCATCAGCGGCTTTTTTGTTTGTGCGCGCGGGGAGATTCGAACTCCCACACCCGTAGGGCACCACCCCCTCAAGATGGCGTGTCTACCAATTTCACCACGTGCGCAGTTCTAAATGGAGCACAAATGTACGTATCTTTTGTAAGTCGCACAATACTGCCTTTTATAAAATTACGCTTTGACTGGTAACCCCATTTTAGTAAATTTATTCTCTGCCGGGCCAGATACTTAAATTTAAACCCGTACCGTTACCTAAAGGTACCAGTACGGGTTTACAAAAGTATAGTGTACTTTAGAGCTTAAAATCTAATCCGTAAAAGTTAAAAACTGGTTTTAACTTAAAATTACTGAGCAGAAGCTGAATCTGGAGTAGTGGTAGTAGCAGCTGAATCAGCGCCCATAGCACCAGTAGTATCAGTAGTCATAGCATCGGTACCTTCTGTAGCAGTACCTTCTGTAGTAGATTCACCTTCTTGTTTAGTTCCAGAGTTACCGCAAGAAGTAAAAGCGAAAGTTAATGCAGTTAAAGCTACGAAGGCGAATTTTGATAAGTTTTTCATTGTTGTGGATAATTTAAAAGAGTTTCGAGTTAATTTCACTTTCATACCGCAAAAGAGAAAAGGTAACCCAATTAAAAAATATTTTTTTCTGGGTTACATTTGTAGCCCCGAAAGTATTAAAGAAAGAGTTTAATGCACAAAGCACTTTATTTTTCGGATGAAGCCATAATTCACGGAATAGTAAATGACGACGAGGAAGCCCTGGCTTACCTGTACCGGATTTACTTTCCTATGATTTTACACTTCATTCAGAATAACAACGGCACCGACGACGAAGCAAAAGATATTTACCAGGAAAGCATAATTGTTTTCTACGAAAAGATTAAAGCGGGCACTCTGGAACTTAACTGCCAGATTAAAACGTACTTGTATTCAGTTTGTCGGCGGCTCTGGCTTAAAAGGCTGGCCGAAAAAAGTAAATACACCGGCTCTGTTAATGATTCGGATGTTTATTTGAATTTAGTAAGCGAAGCTCCTGTTTTAGAGGAAAACGATCAGAAGTTTACAACCATGGCGCAGGCTTTAGAACAGTTAGGTGAGCCATGCCGAACGTTACTCGAAGATTATTATTTTCAGGATTTATCGATGCAGCTTATAACCGAAAAATTTGGTTACACCAACGCCGATAATGCCAAGAATCAGAAATACAAGTGCCTTATGCGCCTGAAAAAACTATTTTTTAGTTTGTATAAAATGCAGGTTTAAAAGAAGGCATAAAATTTAAAGTAAATTAATTATTGGTGATGTTTTCTATTAATCGCCAATTAAAACCATGACAGAAAGAGAAACTTTTGTTTTAATTGAACGTTACCTGGCCGGAGAACTTACCCGGACAGAGGAGTTCGATTTTGATCAATACCGCAAAAACGATCCGGTTTTTGCTGAACGTTACCGCGATTATCAGGAATTTTATGGGGCCATGCAGGTATACAAAACCCGTACGAACCTGAAAAACAAACTGGAAACTATTCATGCGGCCGAATTTACCCCGGCAGAAACGTCACAGCTTACTGCATCGCAACCAACGCCGTCTACGTGGCGGGTATTCTGGAAAGAGCATTATGCAACCATGGCGGTAGCTGCATCGGTGGCCATTATTACCGTGTTTGGCAGTTTGCTAAGCATAGACGCCTGGCGCTCGGTTAAAAAACAACAAAATGCCCGTTACTCAGAATTACGCCGCGAGGTAGATCAAATTAAACGCAGCCAAAAAGCGCTTATTCAGGATTTTTCTACTATCCCGCCGGTTCGGAATTCAAAGGCCGATGTACGACCAGCTTCTTTTAGTGGTACTGGTTTTCTGTTAAACGCCGATGGTTATTTTGTTACCAGTTACCACGTAATTAAAGACGCCGATTCGGTTTACATTGAAAACAAAAAAGGGCTGCGGTATAAAGTAAAAGAAGTTTATAAAGATAAACTGCACGATTTAGCTATTTTAAAAATTGCCGATTCTAATTTTACTTCTTTGGGTTATTTACCTTATGCGTTTAAATCTAGTTCGGCAGATTTAGGCGAAAAAGTGTATACCTTGGGATTTCCGCGCGAAGATATGGTATACGGCGAAGGTTCTTTAAGCTCCCGCAGCGGTTTTGAAGGCGATACTACCGCCTATCAGATTTCTATTCCGGTAAACCCAGGTAATAGCGGAGGTCCATTAATCGATAGCCAAGGCAATTTAATTGGAGTAATTAGCGGTAAGCAAATAGGGCAAGAGGGTACTGCATTTGCCATTAAATCGGCTTATTTGAAAGAGCTAATTCAGAAAATGCGGAAAGATACGGTAACGGAACCAGTTTACTTATCCAGCAGAAACAACTTAGCCGGTTTAGCCCGTACGCAACAAATTAAGAAATTACAGGATTACGTGTTTATGGTTAAAATTTATAATTAACACTTTCAAATCCAACACTATCATAAAAGGCTTCGCGGGTACCCACCCGTGAAGCCTTTTTGTTTA
Proteins encoded in this region:
- a CDS encoding response regulator — encoded protein: MAESKTILIAEDSSVILNLTKKILELQNYKILTAKNGTEVLNQVQNQKIDAILMDLNIPKKNGMECTKEIRSSDNKQIAEIPIIAVTGNANNYTMEQFKEAGINAYLPKPLDFDMLVQTVKQYVV
- a CDS encoding MBL fold metallo-hydrolase, which gives rise to MMLTFLGTGTSQGVPVIGCECEVCQSVDYRDKRLRTSAHLQIGGKSIIIDSGPDFRQQVLRERIKTLDALVFTHEHKDHTSGLDDIRAYNFLQQRNMPLYGEPRVLDQIKAEFAYIFSGANYPGIPRVLLYPISEETFKVEGVLFQPIRIYHYKLPILGFRVGNLTYITDANFISEESKELIKGSEIVVLNALRHEPHISHFSLNEAIELLQELQPKKAYLTHISHLLGLHREVEAELPDFIRLAYDGLKVEFS
- a CDS encoding NFACT RNA binding domain-containing protein, whose translation is MHNNYYFLRQLTQALRVPLIGSVIDSCFSQEKDELIITFRKSDSGGSFFLKAMLTAQFSTLYFPESFNRAKSNSVNLFPEVIGEEVREIVQHKNERSFYLVLSNQKALLFKLFGNRSNIVYFEQNQAKALFHKKFPKDLELNLQQLHRQLQPTKAEYLLNLPAPEKVYPTFGDLPGIYLKTKGYESALPEKKWDLIQTVRHELENPAAFYVIKVNNQTRLSLLPVGEIKKEFTSPITALKEFVQTYLADSGYERNYRLAHQNLTRKFQAASQTLQQIKLRLKALETEASYAQTADVIMANLTVIPPRAESIVLFDFYLEKERLFKLKANESPQKFAERLYKKSKNQQIEVTQLKERLQEKEEELLQLEIALQELATISDYRTLKAFVKEHVESLASQPTVIEKPFRVFQTNGFQILVGKSAQNNDVLTQQFTFKEDLWLHAKDVSGSHVVIKYQAGKTFPEPVIYKAAQLAAYYSKRKTDSLCPVLYTPKKYVRKPKGAAPGQVVVEREKVILVKPENPFEKYPGS
- a CDS encoding RNA polymerase sigma factor, producing the protein MHKALYFSDEAIIHGIVNDDEEALAYLYRIYFPMILHFIQNNNGTDDEAKDIYQESIIVFYEKIKAGTLELNCQIKTYLYSVCRRLWLKRLAEKSKYTGSVNDSDVYLNLVSEAPVLEENDQKFTTMAQALEQLGEPCRTLLEDYYFQDLSMQLITEKFGYTNADNAKNQKYKCLMRLKKLFFSLYKMQV
- a CDS encoding S1C family serine protease, whose amino-acid sequence is MTERETFVLIERYLAGELTRTEEFDFDQYRKNDPVFAERYRDYQEFYGAMQVYKTRTNLKNKLETIHAAEFTPAETSQLTASQPTPSTWRVFWKEHYATMAVAASVAIITVFGSLLSIDAWRSVKKQQNARYSELRREVDQIKRSQKALIQDFSTIPPVRNSKADVRPASFSGTGFLLNADGYFVTSYHVIKDADSVYIENKKGLRYKVKEVYKDKLHDLAILKIADSNFTSLGYLPYAFKSSSADLGEKVYTLGFPREDMVYGEGSLSSRSGFEGDTTAYQISIPVNPGNSGGPLIDSQGNLIGVISGKQIGQEGTAFAIKSAYLKELIQKMRKDTVTEPVYLSSRNNLAGLARTQQIKKLQDYVFMVKIYN